In the genome of Candidatus Methylomirabilota bacterium, the window CATCGACAGCGGGCCGGTGCCGTGCGCCATGAAGGACTGGAAGCTCGATGCGGCCAAGCTCGAGCCGGCCCGGGCCAAGTATCTCGTGGGGTACGATCCGGCCGAGGCGAAGGCGCTGCTAACCCAGGCCGGCCTGGGCGGCGGCCTGACCGTGCCCATGTTCCACTGGCCGGGCTACGCGCCGCCCTGGCGATCGTATTACGAGCTGGCCGCCGACAACCTGGGCAAGATCGGGCTGACCGCGGAGCTGAAGCCCGAGGAGTACGGCAAGTACATCAGCACGACCTACCTCGGCAAGTTCGAGAAGATGGCCATCGGGCCGATCACGCCGTTCACCGAGGTGGACGATTTCCTCTACGGCACGCACGTCCCCGAGCAGCCCAACAACCGGAGCCACGTGGCCGACGCCGAGCTGAACAAGCTCCTGGTCGCCCAACGCCGCGAGCTCGATCCGGCCAAGCGCCGGGAGATCATCGACCGGATCCAGCGCTACCTCGCCGACAAGGCGTACTACGTCTACCTGCCGAACGCGCCCCAGTACATCACCCACCCGCCCCACGTGAAAGGGTTCAAGCATCACGACGGCTACGGCCTGGGGATGCGGCTGATGCACACCTGGTTGGACAGGTAACCGGCGGCGGCCGACGGGATGAAGCAGTACGTCCTGCGGCGGGTGATGCTGGCGGTCCCCACCCTGCTGCTCGTGAGCATCATCGTGTTCCTGATGATGCGGCTGATGCCGGGCGACGTCGCCACCCGCATGGTGGAAGGCCACGCCTATGCCCCGACCCTGGAGGCCCTGCGTCGTGACCTCGGCCTCGACCGGCCGATCGCCACCCAATACTTAGAGTGGATGGGGGGCATCGTCCTGCGCGGAGACTTCGGGCATTCGTACTGGACTCGTCTGCCGATCCTCGAGGAGTTCGTGCGCCGCTTCCCGGTGACCCTCGAGTTGGCCCTGCTCACCATCCTGGTCTCGGTGGTGATCGGGATCCTGGTAGGGATCGTGTCGGCCGTCCGCCAGGACACCGCCGCCGATTACCTGGGGCGGGTCTTCGCCATCCTGGCCCTGTCGGTGCCGTACTTCGGCCTGGCGGTGGTGGTCGTGGTCGTGCCGTCGATCTACTTCAAGTGGACCCCGGTCTGGACCTACGTGCCCTTCACCAGCGATCCGCTCGCCAACCTCAAGATCATGATCGTCCCGGCCCTGGTGTTCGGCGTCACGCGGGCGGGTCCCATCATGCGGATCATGCGGTCCTCGCTGCTGGAGGTGCTGCGTCAGGAGTACATCCGCACGGCCTGGTCGAAGGGGCTGAGCGAGCGGACCATCGTGCTGCGCCATGGACTCAAGAACGCGATGATTCCCGTGCTCACCCTGGTGGGCCTGCAGACGCCGCTCTACATCGGGGGGTCCGTGATCATCGAGGCCATCTTTCGCCTACCCGGCGTGGGCCTGTTCTTTTTCGAAGCGTTGATGCGGCTCGACTACCCGGTGGTGCAGGCCGTGAACCTCATCGTGGCGGCGATGGTGGTCGGGCTCAACCTCCTCATCGACTTCGCGTATGCGTTCCTGGATCCGCGCATCCGGTATCGTTAGCTTGGAGGGGGGCAGTTCCTGCCCCCCTCCAAACCTCCCCCGTTCACGCGGGGTGCCACACCGGGCCCCCCTCCAACTCCCCCATTTACGCGGGGTGACACGGCGGACCTCCCTCCAGACCTCACCCATTCACACGGGGGGTGACAGCGTGGCCCCTCCCAACACTGGTGGCGACGCCTGATGGCAACGGTTGCGCCCGCGCCCGTTCCGGCTGTCGCCGTCGAGCTTCGGGCGCTGCCGCCGGCCCGGGCGTGGTATCTCGACGTCTGGGTCCAGATGGTGCGCCGCAAGCCGCTGGGGACGTGCGGCGGCGTGATCGTGCTCGGCATGCTCGCCGCCGCGCTGCTGGCCGACGTCCTCACGCCGTATGGCTTCGCCGAGACGAGCCTGCGCGAGCGACTCGTTCCCACGAGCGCCGCCCACTGGCTCGGCACCGATCACCTGGGCCGCGACCTGCTCACCCGTCTCCTCTACGGGGCGCGGATCTCGCTGTATGTCGGCTTCGGCGCGGTCGGCCTGGGCAGCGTGCTGGCCACCCTGATCGGCGTGCTGTGCGCCTATTTCGGCGGGCGGGCCGATCTCCTCGTGCAGCGTGGCGTGGACGCGTGGATGGCGTTCCCGCCGCTCCTACTGTTGATGTCGATCATGTCCCTGGTGGGGCCCAGCGTGCTCAACATCACGCTCGTCCTGGGCGTGGCCTTCGGCGTCCAGAACTCACGCGTCATCCGGGGTGTCGCGCTGGCGATCAAGGAGCACACCTACATCGAAGGGGCCCGAGCGGCCGGCGCCGGCCACGCCCGCATCACCATGGGGCACATCCTGCCCAACGTGCTGCCAACGATCATCGTGGTGGCGACGACCGGGCTGTCGACGGTCATCCTGGTGGAGGCCAGCCTGTCGTTCCTGGGTCTGGGCATCCCCCCGCCCTACCCGACCTGGGGAGGCATGCTCTCGCTGGCCGGGCTGGACTACATGTACCAGGCGCCCTGGCTGGCCATCTGGCCCGCGGTGGCCCTGTCGCTCGCCGTCTTCGGCTTCAACATGCTGGGGGACGGCCTGCGTGACCTGCTGGATCCGCGGCTCAAGGGCGGCTGAGCGGCGCCGGCGGCGCCTGGCCGGGTGCGACCGGGGCCGGGCCCGGTGCGACGGGGGCGGAGCCCGGCGCGGCCGGGGCCGCGGGGCCAGGAGGGGCGGGCGCCGGCGCCTGTTTATCCTCCGCCGTCGCGGGCCGGGGTTTCGTGACCCTGGCGATCTTCGGGTCCTCCACGAACGGGGCATAGCGGGCCAGGGCCAGCGTGATGCGATCCCCCTCGTCGACGAGCTGCTCGATCTCGGTGACGCGCTCCTTGAACGTGGCCAGCACGGCGCCCTCGGGGGTGAGCACCGTGAAGAGCAGCCGGTCCGCCTCTCGGAGCTTGCGAACGACCTCGCCCTCGATCAGCGCCGTCGCCCCGCGCATGGCCTGGGGCAGATACGGGTCCGCCCAGCGCGGGCCGAACAGCGTGGCCACCACGCCGACGGCGATGCCGGCGAGGAAGACGGCGACGAAGGCCCAGCGATAGCTCACAGCGTGGGCCCGGGTGGACCGGGTGGAGGGGCGCCCGGCTCGCCGCCCTCGCCTTTGTCCCGGCCCCGGATGAACCGCTCGAGCCGGTCCAGGGCGTCGGCGGTCCGGTCACGGGCGGCTTCGGTCCGGGCGCTCATCGAGTCGATCTGCCGGCGCATGTCGGGCATCCCGCCGGTCCGGATGAACGCGATCACGGCGAGCACCAGGGCCACCACGGCGATGAGGAGTGTCACGGCTTCCATAGGCGGTGATTCCGCCCCGCGGCGGGCTACCTCTTGCCCTGAGCGCGGCGGGCGGCGCGGACGGGCTCTGCCCGAGACGGCTCGGCGCGCTTGGCGGGCACCTTGGCGGGCGGCTTGCGCTTGGCCAGACTTTCCTTGAGCGCCTCCATCAGGTCGACCACCTGGGCGCGCGGCGCCGCCGGCGCCGCCACCGTCACCTCCTGGCCCTGGACCTTCCGGTTGATGAGGTCGAGGACACGCTGGCGGTACTCGTCGGCGTACTGCTCGGGCTTGAACTCGTCGTTGGTCAGGCCGTCGATGAGCTGTTGGGCCAGCTCCATCTCGCCGCCCTTGATCTTGGCCGATTGCCCCTTGTCGACCTCGCCGAAGTCCCGTACCTCGTCCGCGAAGTACATCGTGTGCAGCATGAGCCCATCCTGGGCCGAGCGGATCAGCACCAGGCTCTCCTTGCCGCGCATGACGAACTTGGCCAGCGCCACCCGCCCGCTCTTGGCCATGGCGTCGGCCAGCAGGCGGTAGGCCTTCTCGCCGCCTTTGTCGGGCCCGAGATAGTACGTCCGCTCGAAGTAGATGGGATCGACCTTGTCGAGCGGAACGAACTCGGCGATGTCGATGATCTTCGAGGCCTCGCCCTCCAGAGCCTTCAGCTCCTGATCGGCGACCCGGGCGTACTGGTCCTTGGCGAACTCGTAGCCGCGCACCAGGTCGGCGCGGTCGACGACGACGTTACATGTCGGACACAGCATTTGCTGGCGCACCCGCGTGCCGCACTTCGCATGGAGCATGTTGAAGGACACCGCGGCTGAAGAAGTCGCCGTGTACATCTTCACGGGGATCGAAACCAGTCCGAACGAGATCGTGCCGGAGCCGATGGAGTGCGGCGGCATGGTCGAAACGATACCACGCGGGGGCACGCGATTCTCCAGCTCTGCCGCTCGCAACCGGTAGGGTGACCCGTTGGGGCCAGGGGCGACCGGTTGGCGTATCCTGCAGCCGTGAAGCCACTGGCCACCCTGCGCGCCCGCCTGGACCGCGCCGATGCCCCCCGCCGCGACGTGACGCCGTCGCGCGCGCCGGTCATGCTGGCGACCCTGGTGGACAAGCCGTTCTCGGGGGCCGGCTGGCTGTTCGAGCCGAAGTACGACGGCGTCCGCCTGCTCGCCTTCCGCGACGGCGCCCGGGTAGAGCTCTACATGCGGAGCGGCCAGGAGGTGACGGCCCGCTATCCCGAGCTGACGACAGCCCTGCGCGCGCTCCCGCTCGAGCGCTTCCTCATCGATGGCGAGATCGTGGCGCTGGACGAGGCGGGTCGGCCGTCGTTTCAGCGGTTGCAGGCGCGCATGGGGCTCACCCGCCCGGCCGATGTCGAGCGGGCCCGAGCGCTGGTGCCCGTGAGCGGCGTGTTCTTCGATGCCCTGGCCCTGGACGGGCGCGACCTGCGAGGGCTGCCCTTGAGCGAGCGCAAGGCGTGCCTGGCGCTCCTGCTGCCGCCCCGCGGCGGGCTGGGCTACGGCGCGCACGTCGACGAGCAAGGGGAGGAGTTCTTCCGGGCGTGCTGCGCCCGGCACCTGGAGGGCGTCGTGGCCAAGAAGGCCGACAGCCGCTACGTGGGCGGGCGCAGCCGGGACTGGCTCAAGATCAAGTGCCAGCAGCGCCAGGAGTTCGTCATCGGCGGGTACACCGAGCCGCAGGGCTCGCGCGGCTACTTCGGGGCCCTGCACCTGGGGCTGTACGAGGGAGACCGTCTCGTGTACGTCTCCAAGGTCGGCACCGGCTTCGATGCCAAGACCCTCAAGCAGGTGTGGGAGCGGCTCGCGCCGCTACGGCGGCCGACCTCGCCGTTCGCCGCCGGCACGCCGACGGGCCGCGGCCATCACTGGGTCGAGCCCACGCTGGTGGCCGAGGTCCGCTTCACCGAGTGGACCGACGACGGAGGTCTGCGGCATCCGGCCTTCCTCGGCCTGCGCGAGGACAAACACGCTCGCGATTGCCGGCGCGAGGTCCCGATGCCGCTGGGCGGCGCCGACGACGGCCGGCGGGTGACCATCAGCAACCCCGGCAAGATCTTCTTCCCCACCGACGGGTATACCAAGGCCGACCTGGTCGCCTATTACGAGTCTATCGCGCCCTGGCTCCTGCCCTATCTCCGGGACCGGCCCGTGGTTCTGACCCGGTATCCCGACGGGATCGACGGCAAGTCCTTCTATCAGAAGGACGCCCCGAAATCCGCGCCGTCGTGGGTGCCCACGGTCCGCATCCGAGCCGAAGAGGTGAACCGCGACATCGACTACGTCGTCGTGAGCGACGTGGACGTCCTGCGCTGGGTGATCAACCTGGGCACGATCCCGCTGCACGTGTGGGCGTCGCGGGTCCCCACCCTGGAGCGGCCCGACTGGCTCGTGCTGGACCTCGACCCCAAGGGCGCTCCGTTCACCAGCGTGGTGGCGGTGGCCCTGACCCTCCGGCGGATCCTCGAGCGCCTGCAGCTGCCGAGCTACGTCAAGACATCGGGCAAGACGGGGCTGCACATCTTCGTGCCCCTGGGCGCCCGCTACCCGTATGAGCAGGTGCGGGCCTTTGCCCGGCTGCTGGCCACCCTGGCGGTCGAGGCCGAGCCGCGCATCGCCACCGTCGAACGCCCGCTGCGCGCGCGCGGCGGGAAGGTCTACGTGGACTGGGGGCAGAACGGCCGGGGCCAGACGGTGGTGGCCCCGTTCGCGGTGCGTCCGCTCCCCGGCGCCCCCATCTCGTGCCCGCTCGCCTGGAACGAGGTGACGGCCCAGCTCGATCCCCGGAGCTTCACGATCAAGAACGCGCGAGCCCGCGCGGAGGACCCCGGTGACCCCATGCGCGCCGTGCTGACCGAGGGGATCGACATCGCCGCGGCCCTGACGCGGATCGAGCGTGAGCCCGGCGCCGGCCACGCCCGCGGCCGGCTCAGGCCGAAGGGCTGAGCAACCCGGCGAGCCGGCGGGCGAAGGCCGGGCCGGTGCCCGACTCCTCGTGCTTGAAGAACACGTAGGCGTCCCGCCAGCCCTGGCCGAGACTGCTGATCGTGTCGGCCCAGCCGCGATGGTCGGCGTCGTCGTACCCCTCATCGCGCAGCCGCAGGTACCCGAAGTCGGCCGTGGGCACCAGGGGGGTCGTCCCCGCTTCGGTGTCGGCGATACACAGGGCGGCATTGCGGGCCCGCAGCCGCTCGTAGACCTCGTCGGCGAACCAGGAAGCGTGACGGAACTCGAAGGCGCAGGCCAGCCCGGCCGGCAGCAGGGCCAGCAGATCGGCGATCCTGCTGAGGTCACACGGAAAGTTCGGCGGCAGCTGGAACAGTAGCGGGCCGAGCTTGTCGCCGAGCGTGCGGGCGGCGTCGCAGAAGTACCGGACTGGCTCGTCGACGTCGCGCAGCCGCGCGAAGTGGGTGATGCGCTGGGGCGCCTTGAGCGCGAACCGAAACCCGGGCGGCGTGGCGGCGGCCCAGCCCGCCAGGGTCTTGGCCGTGGGCATCCGGTAGAACGTCGCGTTGATCTCGACCACGGAGAACTGTTCGGCGTAGAAGGCGAGCATCCGCGCGGCGGGCAGATCCGCCGGATAGAAGGTGCCTTTCCACTCGCGGTAGTTGTAGCCGGACGTCCCCACCCAGGCCTTCACGCTCGGCGACGCCTCACGGACGTGTGGCGAGCGCGGCCACGCGCTCGCGCGCCGCTTCATCGAAGCGACGCGCGCGGCCGACGGCACAGTTGTCCACCGCGTGGGCGACGTCGCGGGTGGCCGGAATGCTGACGGAGGTCCGCGGATCGCTGACGCCCCAGTTCAGCAGGGCCTGGGCCCAGGTCGACAGCCCGTAGGCCTCGAGGAAGGCGAGCTCCCGGGCCGGCGGCGGCCGACGGGCCAGCGTCCCCTGACCGAGGGGACGCATCAGCACGACCCCGACACCGCGAGCCGCCGCCAGGGGCAGGAGCCCCCGCTCGATCTCCCGCTCCCGGGGGTTGTACGGCACCTGGATCGCGTCGACGCGGCCCGTGGCGACGATGGCCGCCATCTCGTCGAAGCAGGCGGCGCTCCAGTGCGTGATGCCGATGGCGCGGATGCGACTCTGGCTCTTCAGCTCCTCCAGGTAGGGCAGGTGCGTCTGCCACGCTTGCAGGTTGTGGATCTGGTAGAGGTCGACGTGATCGCCGTACCAGGCCAGGGCGCGCCGGATCTGCTCGCGCCCCTCGCGCGCCGTGCTGGCCCACACCTTGGTGGCCACGATGACGTCCGCGCGTCTCGGCCCGAGCGTGGCGGCCAGCACTCGCTCGGCATTGCCGTACATGGGTGAGGAGTCGAAGAAGATCCCGCCGTGGGTCATGACCGCGTCCGTCACCGGCTGGACCAGGCCGGGCTCGCGGACGTCGAAGGTCTGCCAGGTTCCCATCCCGATGACGGGAACCTCGAGACCACTGCGGCCCAGGCGGCGCCGCTCCACGGCGACACAGTGTACCGCCGGCCACGCGCCCGGGTCGGCGCCGGTCTAAGGCGACGCCCTCCCAAACCAGGGCAAGCAAGCTCCCGAGAACGGTAAACGGCTTCACGGGCACCGGCGGAAACCGACCACTGGCCGGGCGAACCCGGCGGTACAGGTCTTGCTGTAGTGAATGGCGGAAGGTGGGTCGGTCGGGCCTCCGACCGGGTCGCCGCCAGCCGCGCCCATGCGCCCCTATGGGCGCGGTTTTATTTTTCCGGCTTGTCGGCGGCCAGCCGCTGACTGAGGCCGATGAGGGTCTCGAGCTTGGCGCGCGCCGCCCCGCTGTCGATGGAGCGAGCCGCGACCGCCACGGCCTCCTTCAGCTCCCGCGCCCGGCCCCCGGCCACCAGCGCCGCCGCCGCGTTCATCAGGACGATGTCCCGCTTGGGCCCGGGCTCGCCCCTCAGCAGCGCGCGAATGATGTCGGCGTTCTGTTCCCGGTCGCCGCCCTTGAGATCGCCGATGCTGGCTCGGGGCAGGCCGAGGTCCTCCGGCCGCAGCGTGAAGGTCTGCACCGTCCCTTCGCGAACCTCGCTGAGACGGCTGTCCCCGGTGTTCGAGATCTCGTCGAGCCCGTCGGCGCCGTGGACCACGAAGGCGCGCGCCGTGCCCAGCTCGGCCAGCACCCGGGCCAGCGGCTCGGTGAGCTCGGCCGCGTACACGCCGACCACCTGCGCATTGGCGGAGGCGGGGTTGGTGAGCGGCCCCAGCATGTTGAAGACGGTGCGGATGCCCATCTCCCGGCGGGCGGCCATGACGTGGCGCATCGCCGTGTGCAGTAACGGGGCATAGAGGAAACCGATGCCGACCTCGTCGATGCAGCGGGCGACCTGGGCCGGCCCCAGGTCGAGGTTGATCCCCAGCGTCTCCACCACGTCGGCCGAGCCGCACAGGGAGGACACCGAGCGGTTGCCGTGCTTGGCCACCCGGAGGCCGGCCCCGGCCACGACAAAGGCGGTCGCCGTCGAGACGTTGAAGGTGCCGGCGGCGTCGCCGCCGGTGCCGCACGTGTCGATGAGCATCTCGCGATCGGTCCCGGTCAGCGCGGCGACGCCGTCGCCGCGGCGGCGGATGCGCACCGCCTTCTGGCGCATGACCTGGGCGAACCCGATCAGCTCCTCGACCGTTTCGCCTTTCATGCGGAGCGCGATCAGGAAGGCGGCGATCTGAGCGTTGGTGGCCGCGCCCGACATGATCGCTTCCATGGCCGCGGCCGCCTCGATCCGCGTGAGGTGTCGGCGCTCGACCAGCGCCCGCAGGGCCTCGGTGATGATGGGGCTCGTCATCTAGGCGCTCGCCGTCCGCGCCAGCACCGCCGTCAGGGTGCTGAGGAGCTGGTCCATGCGCACGGGCTTGGAGAGGACTTCGTCCACTCCGTGCTCGGCCAGCTCGTCCTCCGTCAGCAGCACCCCCCAGCCCGTCAACATGACCACCGGCACCGAGGGGCGGAGCGTCTTGCACATGCGCGCCAGCTGCAGCCCGTTGAGCTTGGGCATGGCCAGATCGGTCACCACGACGTCGAAGGACGAGTCGTTCTTGAACTTGTCGATGCCGTCCGCGCCATCGACGGCCATGACGACGCCGTGCCCGGCGTTGGAGAGAATGTCGCTGATCATCTGGCGCACCTGAGGGTCGTCATCCACCACCAGGCACCGGGTCGGGCCGCTCGGCGTGTGCGCGGCGGGCGCCGAGGCCGCGGGCTCGGCCCGCGACACGCCCTCGACCAGGAACTTGACCCGCACCGTCGTGCCCCGGCCGGCGGTGCTGTCGATCTCGATCTGCCCGCCGTGGCGGGCCACGATCCCGTGAGCCAGGCAGAGCCCGAGCCCGGTGGCTCCGGGCTTGGTGGTGAAGAACGGCTCGAAGACCCGTGCCTGCACCCCGGGCGTCATCCCCGAGCCGGTGTCGGTGACGCTGACGATGGCCTCGCCCCCCTCCATCTGGGCCGAGACGGTCACGACGCCGCCGTCGGGCGCGGCGTCCACCGCGTTGGCCAGGATGTGGGCCAGCGCATGCTGCATGCTCTGGGGGTCGCCGGTGATCGGGGGCAGATGGTCCAGCTGCTCCTGGAAGTGCACACCGGGACGCCGCGACGCCGTGGCCTGGATGGCCTGGCGGAGCGTGGTCAGCAGATCCACCGCCGTCGCCGGCTCGTCGCGCCGGGCCCGCATGAACTCCTGGATCCGGCGTACCGTTTGGGCCCCGTCCAGCGCAGCCCGCTCGATCGTGTCCAGCCATTCGCGGAGCTGCGGGTCTCTCACGCGCTGAATGAGCAGTTGCGTGCGCCCGATGACCGGCGTGAGCACGTCGTTGAAGGCGTGAGCGAAGCTCGAGGCCATCTCGCCGAGGGCCCCCAGCCGGCTCAGTCGCTCGGCCTGGGCCCGGGCGTTCTGGAGGTCGCGCTCCAGGCCGTGCACCCGCCGGCGCAGCGTGAAGACCCAGACCGCCAGGCCCCCCACGGCCGCGGCCAGCGTCGCGATGACGAGCACCGCCAGCGTCTGCATGCCATCGGCCAAGATACCGTTTCCCGATTCGCTCGTCGAGGATCGCGTGCAGGCCGCCGGTGAACGGCCGCGCCGGCCTGGTCAGGTCGTCGCGGGTCGCCGGGCGGTGCCCGCGGGCCCGTCACTCACCGAGCAGCTCGCGAGCGATGATCACGCGCTGGATCTGGTTGGTGCCTTCGTAGATCTGCATGATCTTGGCGTCGCGCATGAAGCGCTCCACCGGAAAATCGCGCGTGTAGCCGTAGCCGCCGAAGATCTGCACAGCGTCGGTGGTGACCTTCATGGCGGCGTCCCCGGCCCAGCACTTCGCCATCGAGGCCTCGTAGGTGTTGCCCCGGATCCCCGCGTCTACCTGGCGAGCCGCATGGTGGACCATGAGCCGGGCGGCGTGGATCTGCATGGCCATGTCGGCCAGCATGAACTGGATGCCCTGAAAGTCGGCGATCCGCTGCCCGAACTGCCGGCGCTCGCGGGCGTAGCCCACGGCGGCGTCCAGAGCGGCCTGGCCGATGCCCACGGCCATCGCCCCGGTGGCGGGGCGGGTCGTGTCCAGCGTCTGCATGGCGATGCTGAAACCCTGCCCCTCGCCGCCCAGTCGCTGCTCCACGGGCACGCGGCAATCGTTGAAGTGCAGGGCCACCGTGGGCGAGCCGCGGATGCCCAGCTTCCGCTCCTTCCGGCCCACGGTGAAGCCAGGCGTGGTCTTGTCGACGAGGAACGCCGTGACGCCCTTGGCGCGCCGGGACGGGTCGACGGTGGCGAACACGCAGATGAAGTCCGCGTGATCGCCATTGGTGCACCACTGCTTGGTGCCGTTCAACACGTAGTGGTCCCCGCGGCGGATCGCGGTCGTCTTGAGGGCGGCGGCGTCGGAGCCGGCCTCCGGCTCCGACAGCGAGTAGGCGGCCAGCAGCTCGCCGGTGGCGAGCCGGGGCAGGTATTTCTTCTTCTGCTCCGGCGTCCCGAAGGTCAGGATGGGCAGGCCCCCCAGGGGCTGGTCGAGATACTGGGTGGCCGACGCCGCGCAGGCCCAGGCGATCTCCTCGCAGACCAGGGCCAGGGCCAGGCATCCCAGGTCGCTGCCTCCGTACTCTTCCGGCACCCAGATGCCGAACAGGCCGGCGTCGATGATGGCCCGCATCGCCTCCTCGGGGTACCGCTCGCGCTCGTCGACATCGGCGGCGAACGGGGCGATCCGCTCGCGCGCGACTTTCCGCGCGAGGTCGCGGATCATCCGCTGCTCGTCGGTCAGCTGGAACTCCGTCTTCATGGGCGCGCTCCCGCGATCACCAGAGCATCCACCGCGGTGAGCCGGTCCCCGGCCGCGATGATCGGAT includes:
- a CDS encoding ABC transporter permease; translation: MKQYVLRRVMLAVPTLLLVSIIVFLMMRLMPGDVATRMVEGHAYAPTLEALRRDLGLDRPIATQYLEWMGGIVLRGDFGHSYWTRLPILEEFVRRFPVTLELALLTILVSVVIGILVGIVSAVRQDTAADYLGRVFAILALSVPYFGLAVVVVVVPSIYFKWTPVWTYVPFTSDPLANLKIMIVPALVFGVTRAGPIMRIMRSSLLEVLRQEYIRTAWSKGLSERTIVLRHGLKNAMIPVLTLVGLQTPLYIGGSVIIEAIFRLPGVGLFFFEALMRLDYPVVQAVNLIVAAMVVGLNLLIDFAYAFLDPRIRYR
- a CDS encoding aldo/keto reductase — encoded protein: MERRRLGRSGLEVPVIGMGTWQTFDVREPGLVQPVTDAVMTHGGIFFDSSPMYGNAERVLAATLGPRRADVIVATKVWASTAREGREQIRRALAWYGDHVDLYQIHNLQAWQTHLPYLEELKSQSRIRAIGITHWSAACFDEMAAIVATGRVDAIQVPYNPREREIERGLLPLAAARGVGVVLMRPLGQGTLARRPPPARELAFLEAYGLSTWAQALLNWGVSDPRTSVSIPATRDVAHAVDNCAVGRARRFDEAARERVAALATRP
- the ligD gene encoding DNA ligase D — translated: MKPLATLRARLDRADAPRRDVTPSRAPVMLATLVDKPFSGAGWLFEPKYDGVRLLAFRDGARVELYMRSGQEVTARYPELTTALRALPLERFLIDGEIVALDEAGRPSFQRLQARMGLTRPADVERARALVPVSGVFFDALALDGRDLRGLPLSERKACLALLLPPRGGLGYGAHVDEQGEEFFRACCARHLEGVVAKKADSRYVGGRSRDWLKIKCQQRQEFVIGGYTEPQGSRGYFGALHLGLYEGDRLVYVSKVGTGFDAKTLKQVWERLAPLRRPTSPFAAGTPTGRGHHWVEPTLVAEVRFTEWTDDGGLRHPAFLGLREDKHARDCRREVPMPLGGADDGRRVTISNPGKIFFPTDGYTKADLVAYYESIAPWLLPYLRDRPVVLTRYPDGIDGKSFYQKDAPKSAPSWVPTVRIRAEEVNRDIDYVVVSDVDVLRWVINLGTIPLHVWASRVPTLERPDWLVLDLDPKGAPFTSVVAVALTLRRILERLQLPSYVKTSGKTGLHIFVPLGARYPYEQVRAFARLLATLAVEAEPRIATVERPLRARGGKVYVDWGQNGRGQTVVAPFAVRPLPGAPISCPLAWNEVTAQLDPRSFTIKNARARAEDPGDPMRAVLTEGIDIAAALTRIEREPGAGHARGRLRPKG
- a CDS encoding acyl-CoA dehydrogenase family protein, with the protein product MKTEFQLTDEQRMIRDLARKVARERIAPFAADVDERERYPEEAMRAIIDAGLFGIWVPEEYGGSDLGCLALALVCEEIAWACAASATQYLDQPLGGLPILTFGTPEQKKKYLPRLATGELLAAYSLSEPEAGSDAAALKTTAIRRGDHYVLNGTKQWCTNGDHADFICVFATVDPSRRAKGVTAFLVDKTTPGFTVGRKERKLGIRGSPTVALHFNDCRVPVEQRLGGEGQGFSIAMQTLDTTRPATGAMAVGIGQAALDAAVGYARERRQFGQRIADFQGIQFMLADMAMQIHAARLMVHHAARQVDAGIRGNTYEASMAKCWAGDAAMKVTTDAVQIFGGYGYTRDFPVERFMRDAKIMQIYEGTNQIQRVIIARELLGE
- a CDS encoding Ku protein, translating into MPPRGIVSTMPPHSIGSGTISFGLVSIPVKMYTATSSAAVSFNMLHAKCGTRVRQQMLCPTCNVVVDRADLVRGYEFAKDQYARVADQELKALEGEASKIIDIAEFVPLDKVDPIYFERTYYLGPDKGGEKAYRLLADAMAKSGRVALAKFVMRGKESLVLIRSAQDGLMLHTMYFADEVRDFGEVDKGQSAKIKGGEMELAQQLIDGLTNDEFKPEQYADEYRQRVLDLINRKVQGQEVTVAAPAAPRAQVVDLMEALKESLAKRKPPAKVPAKRAEPSRAEPVRAARRAQGKR
- a CDS encoding DUF72 domain-containing protein — protein: MKAWVGTSGYNYREWKGTFYPADLPAARMLAFYAEQFSVVEINATFYRMPTAKTLAGWAAATPPGFRFALKAPQRITHFARLRDVDEPVRYFCDAARTLGDKLGPLLFQLPPNFPCDLSRIADLLALLPAGLACAFEFRHASWFADEVYERLRARNAALCIADTEAGTTPLVPTADFGYLRLRDEGYDDADHRGWADTISSLGQGWRDAYVFFKHEESGTGPAFARRLAGLLSPSA
- a CDS encoding ATP-binding protein, encoding MQTLAVLVIATLAAAVGGLAVWVFTLRRRVHGLERDLQNARAQAERLSRLGALGEMASSFAHAFNDVLTPVIGRTQLLIQRVRDPQLREWLDTIERAALDGAQTVRRIQEFMRARRDEPATAVDLLTTLRQAIQATASRRPGVHFQEQLDHLPPITGDPQSMQHALAHILANAVDAAPDGGVVTVSAQMEGGEAIVSVTDTGSGMTPGVQARVFEPFFTTKPGATGLGLCLAHGIVARHGGQIEIDSTAGRGTTVRVKFLVEGVSRAEPAASAPAAHTPSGPTRCLVVDDDPQVRQMISDILSNAGHGVVMAVDGADGIDKFKNDSSFDVVVTDLAMPKLNGLQLARMCKTLRPSVPVVMLTGWGVLLTEDELAEHGVDEVLSKPVRMDQLLSTLTAVLARTASA
- a CDS encoding ABC transporter permease, coding for MATVAPAPVPAVAVELRALPPARAWYLDVWVQMVRRKPLGTCGGVIVLGMLAAALLADVLTPYGFAETSLRERLVPTSAAHWLGTDHLGRDLLTRLLYGARISLYVGFGAVGLGSVLATLIGVLCAYFGGRADLLVQRGVDAWMAFPPLLLLMSIMSLVGPSVLNITLVLGVAFGVQNSRVIRGVALAIKEHTYIEGARAAGAGHARITMGHILPNVLPTIIVVATTGLSTVILVEASLSFLGLGIPPPYPTWGGMLSLAGLDYMYQAPWLAIWPAVALSLAVFGFNMLGDGLRDLLDPRLKGG
- the trpD gene encoding anthranilate phosphoribosyltransferase, encoding MTSPIITEALRALVERRHLTRIEAAAAMEAIMSGAATNAQIAAFLIALRMKGETVEELIGFAQVMRQKAVRIRRRGDGVAALTGTDREMLIDTCGTGGDAAGTFNVSTATAFVVAGAGLRVAKHGNRSVSSLCGSADVVETLGINLDLGPAQVARCIDEVGIGFLYAPLLHTAMRHVMAARREMGIRTVFNMLGPLTNPASANAQVVGVYAAELTEPLARVLAELGTARAFVVHGADGLDEISNTGDSRLSEVREGTVQTFTLRPEDLGLPRASIGDLKGGDREQNADIIRALLRGEPGPKRDIVLMNAAAALVAGGRARELKEAVAVAARSIDSGAARAKLETLIGLSQRLAADKPEK